From the Hevea brasiliensis isolate MT/VB/25A 57/8 chromosome 13, ASM3005281v1, whole genome shotgun sequence genome, the window AAAGAGCGACGTTCACAGAAATACAGATCCTTTTCCAATCTCATTACACTATTAAAGAATTATCAGCAATTAAGCAATAAAGTGAAACAAAAAAGTTCTGTTGAAATGCTGTGAGATAAAAAAAATCGGACCATAAATGTAAAAGCTATTACTGTTGTTCACTACCTCGTGGGAGAACCTTGGTAAGAGGCCCTGAGACAGAAAGTTTCATTAAGAATGACCTAAGAGAGAATTCCAGGTCACCTTCTTCCACCTTCAAGTCACAAGACTGATTCACCGTGAGCTTGAAAATGAATCTCTCGACTGGGATATTATCAGTGCTAGAAAAAATTACTGCCACTCTGTTGACCAATCCCTATTTTTGTTTCAGAAAAAGTTATACAATTATCAAAGTTTTGCAATTCTAGTCACAATAAACACCATACTAGCAAGGATTTTCACCTAACAGAATTGAATAAAAGAAACCTACAAGTAAGGGGAAAAAGAAACAACCTTTTGGATAAAAGGAAGGAGGCCAGTAACAGCAGAGTGAATGTAATCTCTGAGCTGTGGGTGTCTAGCTCTCTGGACCACGACATTCATATACCTCCTCCTCTCAAATGCACCGCCAGGATATACTCCTTTGAGGAAAATTATCGATGTAATTGCTACCTCCAAGAATTCCACTAATACCCGAGCCCTTTCGTCTGTGACTTTGGAAAGAGAGATTGTTAGAAAAGGGATAAACTAtcaaaataaaaagagaataagAACCGAACCTTGAGGAGATTGATTTTCTCTGCTTTCCATGGGTGAAGTAAACGATCAATCAGCGAATATGTCTCAGGGATCCATTGACGGGAAAATGGGGGAGAAGATAAGTTTAAACGCCACGGTTTTGTTAACGACGAGTCGTTTTTTTATTTAAGCCCATGGGCCTGAAACTGAAGTCTTAGGCCCAATTCTAATGTTATTTCAGTTCATCTTTCTTAGACCATCTTCTTCGTCTTGCTGTCTGCCTAGGGTTTTAGGTGTTGAGTAACAGTTATAGGGTGGCAATCAATTGACCtgataatcagaagcatggcggCTGAGAATGGAGAAATTGAGGTGAAGGAAATGACGAAGAAGCAGAAGCACAAGGGAAAACATGACAAACCGAAGCCGTGGGACGAGGACCCAAACATCGATCATTGGAAGATTGAAAAATTCGATCCCTCTTGGAATGAAAGCGGCATGCTAGAAGCCAGTTCGTTCTCTACCCTTTTCCCTCAGTACAGAGGTATCTTTCTTTTTGTGGAAGAACTTTTCTTTCTAGAATCCTTCAACCTCTTTATATCGTCTTAGTTATTTGTTTTCCGTTGCATTTTCAGAAAAATACTTGCAAGAAGTGTGGCCAATGGTGAAATCTGCTTTGAAGGAATATGGCGTTGCATGTGAGTTGAACCTGGTAAGAATTCATTTTTTCCCTTGCTCTGTTCGTTTATGTTGGCCATGTAGCAAGATATCCATTTTTCCTTGTTTTCTGATTTTGTTTCACTTGAATTTACCGTTACTCTTCTTCTGCATGTTTGTGTGGATGGGCTTATATTTTATTGGTGGTCAGGTTGAGGGGTCAATGACTGTTTCAACTACTAGAAAAACTAGGGATCCCTATATCATTATCAAAGCGAGGGATCTCATTAAGCTTTTATCAAGAAGTGTTCCAGCACCTCAGGTACAATTATCTACTATCCCTTTTTTAGCATTTGCTTGTGTCATTATTTTTCCAATTTTTTactatttgttttattttaaagATTATCTATCTGATAGTCTGAAATAATTAAGATTTTCTTCTTGTTCTTTCTGGAAGTTAGATTCACTGTAAATTATAACAATTGATTCACTAATGTCATGTCATTCTTGAAtgttaaatggatttttgatgtGATAGGCAATCAAAATTCTGAATGATGAAATGCAGTGCGACATCATCAAGATTGGAAACTTGGTCCGCAATAAGGTATTTAttgcttaaattatttcataggtAGGTTAGGTGACTATTTTATTATCTTACTTTCGTAACTTTTATATTAACTTATGGTCTCCTTGGGTGTGGGAGATAAAATGCTCATTTTTCATGTGTCTTGGAGCAGTGAGAAACAGTCCATTTGTAGGTAGTACTCTACTTATCTAGTTGTATATAGCTAAgaacttttttttttgtaattttttaaattctttttctaaatatatatttttaatgtgcCCTATCTTGATTATGTGCAGAAGTCTAGAGTCTAGACTGAGTATGGTGCAGGAACTTAGTCTAAAAAGTTTGTCTAGTGCTCGCAATTTGAAATTAACTAGACAATAAAATCTCCAAGagctcatcaaagtttatattattGCTTGCAGGAGCGATTTGTTAAACGACGACAGCATCTTGTGGGTCCAAATTCTTCCACTTTGAAGGTGTGTTCAGCTTCTTGGACCGTTGTTGTGCTATTTTTGGAATCTTCACTATACTCCAATCCTCTTCCCctatgaaatgaaaacttgttaaAAAAAGGGAGCTTTTGTATAGACAAGATAAGCATGCAACCTAGCATGCTGAGAGATcgtcttttagttctttttactaGCTTATATTTCATCTTTTACTGGATGCAGGCCCTTGAGATTTTGACAGGCTGCTACATCTTAGTTCAGGTAATTGTTAGCACCAATGATTATTTTACACAAatgtaaaactttttttttttaaccactgTTGGTGGAGTACAGTAGCGTAAAAATTTATTGAAGGTATCCTTGTAATTGAATAGGGAAACACTGTCGCTGCTATGGGCTCATTTAAAGGTTTGAAACAAGTAAGAAGGATTGTGGAAGACTGCATTCAAAATAAAATGCATCCTGTATACCATATAAAGGTGCATCTGCTATACTTGTTTTCTCTTCTAGTTTCATCTACATGGTTTTCACTTGAAAGCCTGTTAACTCTGTTTGTGTGCGTGTTTGACTTTCCTGTTATGTAGATTCTTATGATGAAGAAAGAACTTGAAATGGATCCTGCACTTAAAAATGAGAACTGGGACAGGTTCCTTCCCAAGTTTAAGAAGTATGATATCTACCTGATTATTGTTTATGTTTATGTTCATGTTGTTTTAATTACCCTTTAGCCTCTTTTACATGGTGTTCACTTTCATCTTTGATTTACACGAACATTTTTCAGGAAAAATGTCAAACAAAAGAAGGTTAAGAGCAAAGAAAAGAAACCATATACACCATTCCCTCCTCCTCAACCACCTAGTAAGGTAAGAGGATTACACCTGTTCTCCAAAATATACAAGTCCCTAGCTAGATTCATTTCATTATTGCATCTCTAATATTCACATTAGGCCTTAAAATTTTTATGGAACGTTTTCTTCTTTATGGTTTTCCTAAAATTTATTTTGTTTGATCATTAATATGCTATGTTTTGCAATATGTGCAGGTTGATATGCAGCTGGAGTCAGGAGAATACTTTTGGAGCAACCAGAAGAAACAAGCGAAGAAGTGGCAAGAGAAACAGGAGAAGCAAGCAGAAAAAACAGCTGAAAACAAAAGAAAACGGGAAGCTGCTTTCATTCCTCCCGAGGTTCTATTCCAAAACTCTTTCAGCCAGTTTAACCCATTTTATACACATTTTTTGGCCTCATGTTTTAGAAGAAGCTCAATGATATCTCTTTGGATATTTTAGGAGCCCAAAGAGCAGAATGCTGGTACATCAGAGGATAAAAATAATGATGTGGCTGCTATTGCCATCTCAATAAAGGTATAATTCATAGACTAATTCTAACAAAATCCTGTTTGCTTTACGAGGTATGCTGGAGTATTGTCATTGCAATTGCATATTTTGGTTATAGCATACGAGAGATTTTCTGAAGGTCATGTCAGAACAACTCTAGAAAGTTgcacatcaatttttttttttttaattttttgtaacaAAAGAAGAGTAGGTAACATCTTGCGTTGGTTGTCTGGCAGGCAAAGGCAAAGGAATTCGGGAAGAAAAAGGCTATTGAGAATGTCAATGCAGAAgaatatattgctgcatcaggagAGCTacctaagaaaaagaaatcaaagcaTGTTTAGTCTAGATATTCATGCTTATCATAGAACGCTTTTATTAGTTTGGCTTTGCTAAGTTGCATGCCATTGTATACCTTGTTTATTATTTTTGTTGAGTTGCATGCCTTTGTATTCCTTGTTTATTATTTTTGTTGAGTTGCATGCCATGGCTCTGATATGATGTTAGGACTATGCCCTGTTTAGGGAACGATCCTGTATGATCTTTAAagcttgcaattttttttttttttttccctcttgtTAACAAAGTTTACACTAATTTTAATGAAAGAGACTATTATCTAGGTGAACAAAATAACGAGTGTGTTTTCAGCTGAACAACATTTACCCCACCGGCACATGTGCCAACAGGCGCAGAACTGCAATGAAGATTGAAGAGAGTGTCAAATCTTTTGTGAAGGGGAACACGGGAGAAGAGACGATGAGGAAAGGCTGGACGAGGTTGGTTATGATGCTGTGGGTGGTGTTTGAAAGCAGTTGGCTCAAATCAATATGTTTCCTCTCCGTGACAATCATGCAggcaaatttataatttttttttttttttatatatatatagagacatcatatttataattaagataaGGGTTTGggg encodes:
- the LOC110662011 gene encoding DNA polymerase zeta processivity subunit, whose product is MESRENQSPQDERARVLVEFLEVAITSIIFLKGVYPGGAFERRRYMNVVVQRARHPQLRDYIHSAVTGLLPFIQKGLVNRVAVIFSSTDNIPVERFIFKLTVNQSCDLKVEEGDLEFSLRSFLMKLSVSGPLTKVLPRDCRWEITAYFSSIPQVGTSKYAELWIPTDTKQWQQPPLITPIKSMSSEPLFMQLYLEHPSLSEPKPEAKNY
- the LOC110662010 gene encoding KRR1 small subunit processome component homolog encodes the protein MAAENGEIEVKEMTKKQKHKGKHDKPKPWDEDPNIDHWKIEKFDPSWNESGMLEASSFSTLFPQYREKYLQEVWPMVKSALKEYGVACELNLVEGSMTVSTTRKTRDPYIIIKARDLIKLLSRSVPAPQAIKILNDEMQCDIIKIGNLVRNKERFVKRRQHLVGPNSSTLKALEILTGCYILVQGNTVAAMGSFKGLKQVRRIVEDCIQNKMHPVYHIKILMMKKELEMDPALKNENWDRFLPKFKKKNVKQKKVKSKEKKPYTPFPPPQPPSKVDMQLESGEYFWSNQKKQAKKWQEKQEKQAEKTAENKRKREAAFIPPEEPKEQNAGTSEDKNNDVAAIAISIKAKAKEFGKKKAIENVNAEEYIAASGELPKKKKSKHV